In Scomber scombrus chromosome 17, fScoSco1.1, whole genome shotgun sequence, the following proteins share a genomic window:
- the LOC133997529 gene encoding cytosolic 5'-nucleotidase 1A-like: MSEIKPSDTTDTVDSGEEKDWAAAKAFFDNLKTNKPRPPKPRNAVTIAVSSRTLFNMVVERKIYEEEGMEKYVAYQVEHENEPLKPGVAFPFVKALMNVNTRLRELYTENEELFDIVLMTNNHAQVGVRLINSINHYDLTIERFCMTGGKSPTGYLKAYMTNLYLSKDSDKVTKAIEEGIAAATMFMPEKQIELSETQLRVAFDGDAVLFSDESEIIVKKHGLDTFFEHEKEFENKPLAQGPLKCFLEALGKLQRKFYAKNQRLECPIRTFLVTARSAASSGARVLKTLRSWGLEIDEALFLAGAPKGPLLEKIKPHIFFDDQMFHIEGAKELGTIAAHVPYGIGQKYHKGKLIEQPAKKE; the protein is encoded by the exons ATGAGCGAAATAAAGCCAAGCGATACGACTGATACCGTAGACAGCGGAGAAGAAAAAGACTGGGCCGCGGCCAAAGCTTTCTTTGACAacctcaaaacaaacaaacccagaCCT CCCAAACCCAGGAATGCTGTTACCATCGCAGTTTCCTCTCGCACCCTCTTCAACATGGTGGTAGAGAGGAAGATCTatgaggaggaaggaatggagaaATATGTGGCTTATCAGGTAGAACACGAGAACGAGCCCCTGAAGCCAGGAGTTGCTTTTCCCTTCGTCAAG GCGCTGATGAATGTCAACACTCGACTGAGGGAGCTCTACACAGAGAATGAGGAGTTGTTTGACATCGTCTTAATGACTAACAACCATGCCCAAGTTGGAGTGCGCCTCATAAACAGCATTAATCACTACG ATTTGACCATAGAGAGATTCTGTATGACGGGAGGAAAAAGTCCTACAGGCTACCTGAAGGCTTACATGACAAATCTTTACCTTTCTAAGGACTCAGACAAAGTCACCAAGGCTATAGAAGAAG GCATTGCAGCTGCCACAATGTTTATGCCCGAGAAGCAGATTGAGCTGAGTGAAACTCAGCTGAGAGTGGCGTTCGATGGCGATGCCGTCCTCTTCTCAGATGAGTCAGAGATCATTGTGAAGAAACACGGCCTGGACACTTTCTTTGAGCACGAGAAGGAGTTTGAGAACAAACCTCTTGCTCAG GGTCCCTTAAAGTGTTTCCTGGAGGCTTTGGGGAAGCTCCAGAGAAAATTCTACGCTAAGAACCAGCGTTTGGAATGTCCCATCCGGACGTTCCTGGTCACAGCCCGCAGCGCTGCCAGCTCAGGAGCTCGTGTCCTGAAGACCCTCCGTAGCTGGGGCCTGGAAATCGACGAGGCCCTCTTCCTGGCCGGAGCTCCTAAAGGGCCCCTCCTGGAGAAGATAAAACCGCACATCTTCTTCGACGACCAGATGTTCCACATTGAAGGGGCCAAGGAACTGGGAACCATAGCTGCACACGTCCCCTACGGGATCGGACAGAAGTACCACAAGGGGAAACTCATTGAGCAGCCGGCAAAAAAAGAGTGA